In Brevibacillus brevis NBRC 100599, a single genomic region encodes these proteins:
- a CDS encoding ABC transporter ATP-binding protein: MINVHSLQKSYQDTPVLHGIDFCVDKGEFFGIIGPNGSGKSTLLKMISGVIKADAGDILLQEKKLHSYPRKELAKILAVLEQEGLPPVGFRVREVLEMGRFPYQNWLGEEKQDVASLIDEIVQMLGLEHLEERTLDQLSGGEKQRVALGKALIQRPQVLLLDEPTTYLDIGYQIQLMDIVRKWQKTTQVTVIAVLHDLNLASLYCDRILMLHKGKQISVGTPKDILQSDRIEAVYGTRPIVMEHPVHHLPQIILQSQV, from the coding sequence ATGATCAATGTGCACAGCTTGCAAAAATCGTATCAGGATACGCCAGTTTTGCACGGAATCGATTTTTGCGTGGACAAGGGAGAATTTTTTGGCATTATCGGACCAAATGGAAGCGGTAAATCCACCTTGCTGAAAATGATTTCAGGGGTCATCAAGGCAGATGCAGGAGATATTTTGCTTCAGGAGAAAAAGCTTCATTCCTATCCACGCAAAGAGCTTGCCAAAATACTGGCTGTATTGGAGCAAGAGGGGCTGCCGCCAGTCGGCTTTCGAGTCCGAGAGGTGTTGGAGATGGGACGCTTTCCTTACCAAAATTGGCTGGGGGAAGAGAAGCAGGATGTCGCATCGCTTATTGATGAAATCGTACAGATGCTCGGCCTTGAACATTTGGAAGAGCGCACACTGGATCAGTTGAGTGGTGGGGAAAAGCAACGCGTAGCTTTGGGGAAGGCATTGATCCAAAGACCTCAAGTGCTGTTGCTCGATGAACCCACGACTTACCTCGATATCGGGTACCAGATTCAGCTTATGGACATCGTGCGCAAATGGCAAAAGACGACACAGGTGACGGTCATTGCTGTGCTGCACGATCTGAATCTGGCCTCCCTTTACTGCGATCGTATTTTGATGCTGCATAAAGGAAAGCAGATAAGCGTCGGCACACCAAAAGACATTTTGCAAAGTGACAGAATAGAGGCTGTATACGGAACTAGACCGATTGTCATGGAGCATCCTGTTCATCATTTGCCGCAAATTATTTTGCAATCGCAAGTGTAA
- a CDS encoding FecCD family ABC transporter permease — translation MKKRLFIWGGASCLVLLASIIISISMGAAHLPISQVWLILLHQISGLSEWITVAWPESSEQIVMKVRFPRVVLAVLIGACLSLAGAGFQGVLRNPLADPFTMGVASGSAVGAAFLILFGLQISFLGAWSTPVVAFLTGLLSLWIVLGLANTQGKLQTETLILSGVVVQAFLGSLVSFMVSLSDQTVNEIVFWLMGSLSFRGWAFTYVLIPYLVIGGMVLVSYARSLNLFALGERQAAHLGVHVDRTKLVVLVVSTLLTAAAVSIAGIIGFVGLVVPHLVRMLVGPDHRILLPMAAICGGIYVLWADTLARMLLSPTEIPLGVVTAFLGAPFFAYLLKQNKRFRKR, via the coding sequence ATGAAGAAACGATTGTTCATATGGGGAGGAGCCAGCTGTCTCGTCCTTCTGGCTTCAATAATCATCAGTATCTCGATGGGGGCGGCACACCTTCCCATTTCGCAAGTATGGCTCATCCTGCTCCACCAAATCTCGGGCTTGTCTGAGTGGATCACCGTAGCGTGGCCGGAGTCATCTGAGCAAATTGTCATGAAGGTTCGTTTTCCACGCGTTGTATTGGCTGTTTTGATTGGCGCCTGCTTATCTCTTGCGGGAGCGGGCTTTCAGGGAGTTTTGCGCAATCCGCTCGCAGATCCGTTTACGATGGGCGTGGCATCTGGTTCTGCTGTCGGAGCAGCCTTTTTGATCCTGTTTGGCTTGCAAATCAGCTTTTTGGGTGCATGGAGCACGCCTGTTGTCGCTTTTCTTACAGGACTGCTCAGTTTATGGATCGTACTCGGACTCGCGAACACCCAAGGAAAGCTGCAAACGGAGACCCTGATTTTGTCTGGTGTTGTGGTGCAGGCTTTTCTCGGCTCACTCGTTTCCTTTATGGTGTCGCTATCGGATCAGACGGTGAATGAGATCGTGTTCTGGCTGATGGGCAGCCTGTCATTTCGGGGCTGGGCCTTTACGTATGTCTTGATTCCGTACTTGGTCATAGGCGGAATGGTGCTGGTAAGCTATGCGCGTTCCTTGAACCTATTTGCGTTAGGCGAGCGGCAGGCTGCGCATCTCGGCGTCCATGTAGATCGAACGAAGCTGGTGGTTCTGGTCGTCTCGACACTCCTGACGGCAGCGGCGGTTTCTATCGCGGGAATTATCGGGTTCGTTGGCCTGGTGGTACCGCACCTCGTCCGTATGCTGGTTGGTCCTGACCATCGAATTTTACTGCCGATGGCCGCGATCTGTGGTGGTATTTATGTGCTGTGGGCCGACACTCTCGCCAGAATGCTGCTGAGTCCAACGGAAATCCCGCTCGGTGTTGTGACAGCTTTTCTGGGAGCACCGTTTTTCGCGTATTTATTGAAGCAAAATAAACGCTTTAGGAAGAGGTAA
- a CDS encoding ABC transporter substrate-binding protein, which translates to MKRSLRFMIPLLVAASLAGCAGNDNSQQAPGGQTSAPQTAPQENTAEQPAKQTTYPLTVKDATGKEVTFAKAPERIVSTSPAETEILFALGLENRIVAVSDYDDYPEAAKTKPKIGGVVKPNEEAILAQTPDMVVGGISMEKPVADKLKSLGMPVYITHPTKMDDILNNVLVMGVITNKQEQAEKVVAQMKKDIAYVQEAVKNVKPEEKKKVYLEFSPGWTVGKGEFMDELITLAGATNIASDTQGWNPISEEKILQNDPDVILYASGITDEKTGVKLEDMIAKRNGWDKMKAIREKQIFGMDQNILSRPGPRITQGLIEVAKAIYPDLVK; encoded by the coding sequence ATGAAACGTTCATTGCGATTCATGATCCCACTACTAGTTGCGGCGAGCCTCGCAGGTTGTGCGGGTAACGATAACAGCCAGCAAGCACCTGGTGGACAAACCAGTGCACCGCAGACAGCACCGCAAGAGAATACAGCCGAGCAGCCTGCAAAACAAACTACGTATCCGTTGACAGTCAAGGATGCGACAGGAAAAGAAGTAACCTTTGCAAAAGCTCCTGAGCGAATCGTCTCCACATCACCTGCCGAGACAGAGATTTTGTTCGCATTAGGCTTGGAAAATCGGATCGTAGCTGTCTCAGACTACGATGATTATCCAGAAGCGGCGAAGACAAAACCGAAAATTGGCGGCGTCGTCAAACCGAATGAAGAAGCGATTCTCGCTCAAACGCCAGATATGGTCGTCGGTGGGATTTCGATGGAGAAGCCAGTGGCTGACAAGCTCAAATCTCTCGGGATGCCCGTCTACATTACCCATCCGACAAAGATGGATGACATCCTAAACAATGTGTTGGTGATGGGAGTTATCACTAACAAACAAGAACAAGCCGAAAAAGTTGTCGCGCAAATGAAGAAGGATATCGCGTACGTTCAAGAAGCAGTGAAAAATGTAAAACCAGAAGAGAAGAAAAAGGTATACCTTGAGTTTTCCCCAGGCTGGACAGTCGGAAAAGGTGAATTCATGGATGAACTCATCACACTGGCTGGAGCGACAAATATTGCCTCTGACACACAGGGCTGGAATCCGATCAGTGAAGAAAAGATTTTGCAAAACGATCCAGACGTCATTTTGTATGCGAGCGGAATTACCGATGAAAAGACTGGCGTCAAGCTGGAGGATATGATCGCCAAGCGTAATGGCTGGGATAAAATGAAGGCGATTCGTGAAAAACAAATCTTTGGCATGGACCAAAATATTTTGTCCCGTCCTGGTCCGCGTATTACACAAGGCTTGATTGAAGTAGCGAAGGCGATTTACCCTGACTTGGTGAAATAA